A window of the Hevea brasiliensis isolate MT/VB/25A 57/8 chromosome 6, ASM3005281v1, whole genome shotgun sequence genome harbors these coding sequences:
- the LOC110655265 gene encoding proline-rich receptor-like protein kinase PERK15 codes for MAFRWRANRADRRNETRDPDESSSSPEDNRSHASASESYKGIGPKPYSYGQLATATDHFSNNNLLGEGGFGQVYKGSLDGKIRAIKKLKNLPDVQSKENLETEIEVVSKVSHKNLVKLVGYCIDGANRLLVLKYFPNKSLKSKLHGKEILNWEKRMNIAKGSARGLEYLHEHHKPKIIHLDIKPDNILLDDEFEPKVADFGLALFFSDAATHISKSTIAGTQIYADPATTQSGKYSDKSDVYSFGVTLLELITGRQPIDKGSDIVNWANSHIENALSGEYENFVDSKLKTFDLEEMHRMIFCAEVCVNRPPQSRPSMKKILLALEGILPLENLCDEKTVNKLRRSITYDPKPSPKPPTVQETKYVQQRGSSNTIRGTNQVYKPTKFTYQQLSSATKDFSQKNLLYEGILGEVYVGYLNDGKLVIVKKFIDTHGGKEDEFKKIKDVSSSVHHQNLVNLIGYCDERDNRLLVYECFRFRSCLRFRLLAMDNRLGVNESPLDWPTRKGIALGIAKGLVHLHQLYKPWNIYEHFMDDSIFLDDNLEPKFAEYGRVKFVLQKEKKVTHRRKHPTLMDSKFFISSGSTTSEYVKLDVYFFGVILLKIITGKQQHNDISSTDDFNLIELSVPCLENDWPKGDDSFVDEKLEEYDKDEMDRLIECALACVKPCPQNRPQMSQVI; via the exons ATGGCTTTTCGCTGGAGAGCGAACAGGGCAGATCGCCGCAATGAAACTAGAG ATCCGGATgaatctagctcatctcctgaaGATAATCGAAGTCATGCATCTGCGTCTGAGAGTTATAAAGGTATTGGGCCGAAGCCATATTCATATGGTCAACTAGCAACGGCAACTGATCATTTCTCCAACAACAACCTCCTTGGCGAGGGTGGTTTTGGTCAAGTTTATAAGGGATCCCTAGATGGTAAAATCCGTGCTATTAAGAAACTTAAAAATCTTCCGGATGTACAGTCGAAAGAAAATTTGGAGACTGAGATTGAGGTCGTTAGCAAAGTCAGCCACAAAAATCTTGTTAAGCTGGTTGGTTACTGCATTGATGGAGCAAATAGGTTGCTTGTTTTAAAGTATTTTCCCAATAAGTCCTTGAAATCAAAATTACATG GAAAGGAGATTTTGAACTGGGAGAAAAGAATGAATATTGCCAAAGGCTCTGCAAGAGGATTGGAATATTTACATGAACACC ATAAACCTAAAATCATACACCTAGATATCAAGCCAGATAATATTCTTCTTGATGACGAATTTGAACCAAAG GTTGCAGATTTTGGACTTGCCCTGTTTTTTTCGGATGCTGCTACTCACATCTCCAAATCAACAATTGCGGGAACCCAAAT CTATGCAGATCCAGCGACAACACAATCGGGAAAGTATTCTGATAAATCAGATGTTTATTCTTTCGGTGTAACGCTTTTAGAGCTGATTACTGGAAGACAACCCATCGATAAAGGCAGTGATATTGTTAATTGG GCAAACTCTCATATTGAAAATGCTTTGAGCGGAGAATATGAGAATTTTGTAGATTCCAAATTGAAAACATTTGACCTCGAAGAAATGCACCGAATGATTTTTTGTGCTGAAGTTTGTGTAAATAGGCCTCCACAATCTCGTCCATCAATGAAGAAG ATACTTCTAGCTCTTGAAGGAATTTTGCCTTTAGAGAATTTATGCGATGAGAAGACTGTCAACAAATTGCGACGGAGCATTACAT ATGACCCTAAGCCAAGCCCCAAGCCTCCTACCGTTCAAGAAACTAAATATGTTCAACAGAGGGGTTCCTCCAACACCATTCGAGGGACGAATCAAGTTTACAAGCCGACAAAATTTACTTATCAACAACTAAGTTCGGCTACTAAAGATTTCTCCCAAAAAAACCTTCTTTACGAGGGTATTTTGGGTGAAGTTTATGTAGGATACCTAAATGATGGTAAACTAGTGATAGTCAAGAAATTTATAGACACGCATGGAGGGAAAGAAGATGAATTCAAGAAGATTAAAGACGTCAGCAGTAGTGTCCATCATCAAAATCTTGTTAACCTGATCGGATACTGCGATGAAAGAGACAATAGACTGCTTGTTTATGAGTGTTTTAGGTTCCGCTCCTGCTTAAGATTCCGTTTACTTG CTATGGATAACAGACTAGGAGTGAATGAATCACCTTTGGACTGGCCAACCCGAAAGGGCATCGCTTTAGGCATCGCTAAAGGATTGGTACATCTCCATCAACTAT ATAAACCTTGGAATATATACGAGCATTTCATGGATGATAGCATCTTTCTTGATGATAATCTTGAACCAAAG TTTGCGGAGTATGGACGTGTCAAGTTTGTCTTACAAAAGGAAAAAAAGGTGACCCACCGCAGGAAGCATCCTACACTTATGGactctaaattttttatttctagCGG TTCTACGACTTCTGAATATGTTAAGCTCGATGTTTATTTCTTTGGAGTGATTCTTCTTAAGATTATTACTGGGAAACAACAACATAATGATATTAGTTCCACTGATGACTTTAACTTAATTGAATTG TCGGTGCCTTGCCTCGAAAATGATTGGCCCAAAGGCGATGATAGTTTTGTTGATGAAAAATTGGAGGAGTATGACAAGGATGAAATGGATCGACTGATAGAATGTGCTTTAGCATGTGTAAAGCCTTGTCCGCAAAATCGACCGCAAATGAGTCAGGTAATTTAA